One genomic region from Prunus persica cultivar Lovell chromosome G3, Prunus_persica_NCBIv2, whole genome shotgun sequence encodes:
- the LOC18783302 gene encoding uncharacterized protein LOC18783302: protein MEDRVCKPWKEIKMWYLKCLLRKLTPDNGLAYLINIIKNQEIFCRDWYEERVPLDSDEFVEMMLVDGCFIIELLRKQVHLSPVEDDDAIFRTPRMLSAITNDLLLVENQLPWRVLDCLFEVTRVDADDHGNPSLRELACHVFQNPAFQQSFESISSLNCEKEFESSHLLETVRNFVVQPWVEDWEDMEYRTPIPSVSELLEIGVKFVAASSNGQLHITFRNGVMEIPPIIIREDTESFIRNLIAYEQCLQKPEQCQVTSYAILFSQLIESVQDVDFLIQRKL, encoded by the coding sequence ATGGAAGACCGCGTTTGCAAGCCatggaaagaaataaaaatgtggtatTTGAAATGCCTTCTTCGTAAACTAACTCCAGACAACGGTTTGGCGTACCTTatcaatataattaaaaatcaagaaattttTTGTCGTGATTGGTATGAAGAAAGGGTTCCTCTGGATAGTGATGAATTTGTAGAAATGATGCTTGTTGATGGCTGCTTTATTATTGAACTTCTCCGCAAACAGGTCCACCTTTCTCCCGTGGAAGATGATGATGCTATTTTCAGGACGCCAAGGATGTTGTCGGCAATTACAAATGATTTGTTGCTAGTTGAAAACCAACTCCCTTGGAGGGTTCTTGACTGCTTATTCGAGGTCACAAGGGTAGATGCTGATGACCATGGGAATCCATCTCTACGTGAACTTGCTTGCCACGTCTTTCAGAACCCCGCATTTCAACAGTCATTTGAAAGTATATCGTCTCTAAACTGCGAAAAAGAATTCGAAAGTAGCCATTTACTCGAGACTGTAAGAAATTTTGTGGTTCAACCATGGGTGGAAGATTGGGAGGATATGGAATATCGAACTCCGATTCCTTCCGTGTCAGAGCTTCTAGAAATAGGAGTCAAATTTGTGGCTGCCTCATCCAATGGTCAGCTCCACATTACCTTTAGAAATGGAGTGATGGAGATTCCACCAATAATAATTCGAGAGGATACAGAAAGTTTCATCAGAAACCTCATAGCCTACGAACAATGTTTACAGAAGCCCGAGCAGTGTCAGGTGACCTCTTATGCCATCCTGTTCAGCCAACTTATTGAGTCTGTACAAGATGTGGACTTTCTGATTCAGAGAAAATTATAA